From one Streptomyces spiramyceticus genomic stretch:
- a CDS encoding PadR family transcriptional regulator: MRLPLLALLARGPAHGYELKQGLEQLLGAAYPQPNVGQIYITLSRLEKSGLIEGEEIAQSNRPNKKIYRLTDAGREALNVWFEEPTDEPRVRDEFFMKLALAPASGMADPITLINKQRRQYLNTLRDLSKLAAAEDRDNRISQLLIEGAMLHLQADLDWLERCQEELE, encoded by the coding sequence GTGCGCCTGCCCCTTCTCGCTCTCCTCGCCCGTGGTCCCGCCCACGGATACGAGCTCAAACAGGGGCTTGAGCAACTGCTGGGCGCCGCGTACCCTCAGCCGAACGTCGGCCAGATCTACATCACTCTCAGCCGGCTGGAGAAGTCGGGCCTGATCGAGGGCGAGGAAATCGCCCAGTCGAACCGGCCCAACAAGAAGATCTACCGGCTGACCGACGCCGGGCGGGAAGCGCTGAATGTCTGGTTCGAGGAGCCGACCGACGAGCCGCGCGTACGGGACGAGTTCTTCATGAAGCTCGCCCTCGCACCGGCGTCCGGCATGGCCGACCCGATCACTCTCATCAACAAACAGCGGCGTCAGTACCTCAACACCCTGCGGGACCTGTCGAAGCTCGCCGCCGCCGAAGACCGGGACAACCGGATCTCCCAGCTGCTGATCGAGGGCGCGATGCTGCACCTGCAGGCCGACCTCGACTGGCTGGAACGCTGTCAGGAGGAGCTGGAATGA
- a CDS encoding ABC transporter substrate-binding protein yields MRWIRAAGRGLLVAAVIMTGYAGAGVRAGGPPGGGDGRGPMTLATAGDLTGYLGPLLDGWNRTHPDEKVTLVELPDSADETRAQMITELRAGSGRFDVLNIDVAWTSEFAGAGWIAPVDRSRFPLDAFLPPVVDTATFDGQLYAVPYVTNAGLLYYRKDLLQREGEQPPRTWADLERQASTIAPKYGIGGYAGQFLPYEGLAVNVTEAVHSAGGSFLGDEGERVTVDSAAARAGLGFLARGVRDGWIPQEALRFKEEESRQAFQNGRLLFLRNWPYVYSAAGGKDSEVAGKFGVTPLPGPDGPGASVLGGSNLAVNAHSRHQESAKALMAYLTSEPVQRKVLTEGSLPPVRAALYADPELVRAYPFLPTLRRSVLAAEPRPKSPRYDQVSLAVQAVAYDAMALRQSPEQAVLRLAGELRAVARRG; encoded by the coding sequence ATGCGGTGGATACGAGCCGCGGGTAGGGGTCTCCTGGTCGCCGCCGTGATCATGACCGGTTATGCCGGCGCCGGTGTGCGGGCCGGAGGGCCGCCGGGCGGCGGGGACGGGCGCGGGCCCATGACGCTGGCCACGGCCGGCGATCTCACCGGTTATCTCGGTCCGCTGCTGGACGGCTGGAACCGTACACATCCGGACGAAAAGGTCACCCTCGTCGAGCTGCCGGACTCGGCCGACGAGACCCGGGCGCAGATGATCACCGAACTGCGGGCCGGCAGTGGCCGGTTCGACGTACTCAATATCGACGTGGCGTGGACCTCGGAGTTCGCGGGCGCGGGCTGGATCGCCCCGGTCGACCGGAGCCGCTTCCCACTCGACGCCTTTCTGCCGCCGGTGGTGGACACCGCCACCTTCGACGGACAGTTGTACGCCGTCCCGTATGTCACGAATGCCGGGTTGCTCTACTACCGCAAGGACCTCCTGCAGCGTGAGGGCGAACAGCCGCCGCGCACTTGGGCGGACCTGGAGCGGCAGGCGTCGACGATCGCCCCGAAGTACGGAATCGGGGGATATGCCGGTCAGTTCCTGCCGTACGAGGGGCTCGCCGTCAATGTCACCGAGGCGGTGCACTCGGCCGGTGGATCGTTCCTCGGTGACGAGGGCGAGCGGGTCACCGTGGACTCCGCCGCCGCCCGCGCCGGACTGGGCTTCCTCGCCCGGGGAGTACGGGACGGCTGGATTCCGCAGGAGGCGCTGCGCTTCAAGGAGGAGGAGTCGCGGCAGGCGTTCCAGAACGGCCGGCTGCTCTTCCTGCGCAACTGGCCTTACGTCTACTCCGCCGCCGGAGGCAAGGACTCCGAGGTCGCCGGGAAGTTCGGCGTAACACCGCTGCCGGGCCCCGACGGCCCCGGTGCGAGCGTGCTGGGCGGCTCCAATCTCGCCGTCAACGCGCACTCCCGCCACCAGGAGTCTGCCAAGGCCCTGATGGCCTACCTGACCAGCGAACCCGTACAGCGCAAGGTGCTCACCGAGGGCTCGCTGCCGCCGGTGCGGGCCGCCCTGTACGCCGATCCCGAGCTGGTGCGCGCGTACCCGTTCCTGCCGACGCTGCGCAGGAGTGTGCTGGCGGCCGAGCCCCGGCCCAAGAGTCCGCGCTACGACCAGGTGAGCCTGGCGGTGCAGGCGGTGGCGTACGACGCGATGGCGCTGCGCCAGTCTCCGGAGCAGGCGGTCCTCAGGCTGGCCGGGGAGCTCCGGGCCGTCGCACGCAGAGGCTGA